The Cloacibacillus sp. An23 genome includes a window with the following:
- the ftsH gene encoding ATP-dependent zinc metalloprotease FtsH encodes MKKISKNVGMYIVLIVLVVSLVNVFLGPDSGQKSAQTNVMPYNVMRSEVNNGNVTKVRIDPEKLTGMLKSGGEFVTYIVDASSLPDFLSEKGVEVEVVPPPKNSWLTALLTSLLPTLLLIGVWIYFIYNMQGGGSKVMGFAKSKAKLFLDNRPKVTFADVAGCDESKEELEEVVQFLKDPAKFTKLGARVPRGVLLLGAPGTGKTLLSRAVAGEADVPFFSISGSDFVEMFVGVGAARVRDLFEQARKYQPCIIFIDEIDAVGRHRGAGLGGGHDEREQTLNQLLVEMDGFEAGSGIILIAATNRPDILDPALLRPGRFDRQVVVDRPDVNGRRDILKVHLRDKKIEDDVDIDVIARRTPGFVGADLANLVNEAALLSARRDKEKLGMPEFEEAIDRVMAGPERKSRVISEKEREIIAYHEAGHALVAAKIKGTDPVHKISIIPRGHMALGYTLQLPEEDRFLVSKQELSDRICVLLGGRVAEMIRYGDVTTGASNDLERATQIARQMVTQFGMSDKLGLVTLGRKQHEVFLGHDIVDDRNYSEEVAHTIDLEIRAIIDSCMNRAHDILTENRERLEEITQRLLKEEVLEGDELDELLGYPKKEHPSPEGKDAANGGEETEKHDGADEPPSGPDGDSVVRELPDIEQVDEKTLNAPMDESK; translated from the coding sequence TTGAAAAAAATTTCTAAGAACGTGGGGATGTACATTGTCCTGATCGTGCTGGTGGTCAGCCTGGTCAATGTGTTCCTCGGCCCCGACAGCGGTCAGAAATCGGCGCAGACGAACGTCATGCCGTACAACGTCATGCGCAGCGAGGTAAACAACGGTAATGTGACGAAGGTGCGTATAGACCCCGAAAAACTTACCGGAATGCTGAAATCCGGCGGAGAGTTTGTCACTTATATCGTCGATGCGTCGTCGCTCCCGGATTTTCTCTCGGAGAAGGGCGTCGAAGTGGAGGTCGTCCCGCCGCCTAAGAATTCCTGGCTTACCGCGCTGCTCACGTCGCTGCTTCCGACTCTGCTGCTTATAGGCGTATGGATATACTTCATCTACAACATGCAGGGCGGCGGCAGCAAGGTTATGGGATTCGCTAAAAGCAAGGCCAAGCTCTTCCTCGACAACCGTCCCAAGGTGACCTTCGCAGATGTGGCCGGATGCGACGAATCCAAGGAAGAGCTCGAGGAGGTCGTGCAGTTCCTTAAGGATCCGGCTAAGTTCACGAAACTCGGCGCGAGGGTCCCGCGAGGCGTGCTTCTGCTCGGCGCCCCGGGAACCGGTAAGACGCTGCTTTCGAGGGCCGTAGCTGGCGAGGCGGACGTGCCGTTCTTCAGCATCAGCGGCTCAGACTTCGTTGAAATGTTCGTCGGCGTCGGAGCGGCGCGCGTGCGCGACCTGTTTGAACAGGCTCGCAAATATCAGCCATGCATAATATTTATAGACGAAATAGACGCCGTCGGGCGTCACCGCGGGGCTGGGCTCGGCGGCGGCCACGACGAACGCGAGCAGACTCTGAACCAGCTTCTCGTCGAGATGGACGGGTTCGAGGCAGGCTCCGGCATAATACTGATCGCCGCGACCAACCGTCCCGATATACTCGACCCTGCGCTTCTGCGCCCCGGACGTTTCGACCGCCAGGTAGTCGTAGACAGGCCGGACGTGAACGGACGCCGCGACATTCTTAAAGTCCACCTCAGAGACAAGAAGATAGAAGACGATGTCGATATCGACGTCATAGCGAGAAGGACTCCAGGCTTCGTTGGAGCCGACCTGGCCAACCTCGTTAACGAAGCCGCGCTCCTTTCGGCGCGCCGCGACAAAGAGAAGCTCGGCATGCCCGAGTTCGAAGAGGCGATCGACCGCGTAATGGCCGGTCCCGAGCGCAAGAGCCGCGTGATAAGCGAAAAAGAACGCGAGATAATAGCATATCACGAGGCGGGACACGCGCTCGTCGCCGCGAAGATAAAGGGGACCGACCCAGTTCACAAGATTTCCATAATCCCGCGCGGACACATGGCGCTCGGCTACACGCTGCAGCTCCCCGAGGAGGACAGATTCCTCGTCTCCAAGCAGGAACTTTCCGACAGGATATGTGTCCTGCTCGGCGGGCGCGTGGCGGAGATGATACGCTACGGCGACGTGACGACGGGGGCTTCGAACGACCTTGAGCGAGCAACGCAGATAGCGCGTCAGATGGTTACGCAGTTCGGCATGAGCGACAAACTCGGCCTCGTCACGCTCGGACGTAAGCAGCATGAAGTGTTCCTCGGACACGACATAGTCGACGACCGCAACTACAGCGAAGAGGTCGCGCATACGATAGACCTTGAAATACGCGCGATAATCGACAGCTGCATGAACAGGGCGCACGACATACTGACGGAGAACCGCGAACGCCTCGAAGAGATAACTCAGCGCCTTCTCAAAGAAGAGGTGCTTGAGGGCGACGAGCTCGACGAACTTCTCGGCTACCCGAAGAAGGAGCATCCGTCGCCGGAGGGCAAAGACGCCGCGAACGGCGGCGAAGAGACGGAGAAGCACGACGGTGCGGATGAGCCGCCCAGCGGGCCCGACGGAGATTCGGTCGTCCGCGAGCTGCCGGACATCGAGCAGGTCGATGAAAAAACGCTCAACGCGCCTATGGACGAAAGTAAATAG
- the hpt gene encoding hypoxanthine phosphoribosyltransferase, whose protein sequence is MEYRIGRTLIPEEKIREKVKELGAKIREDYAGKQVVFVCVLKGAVVFFSDLIREMGPDVDVQIDFLAIASYGASTKSSGVVKIQKDLSTDIHGKHVVIVEDILDTGLSLNYIVKLLRERGPASLEICVLLDKAERRTQPVEVKYSGFVIPDEFVIGYGLDYAGRFRQLPAIHVAEPAD, encoded by the coding sequence GTGGAATATAGAATAGGCAGAACGCTTATACCCGAAGAAAAAATAAGAGAAAAGGTTAAAGAGCTCGGCGCGAAGATACGCGAGGACTATGCCGGGAAACAGGTCGTGTTCGTGTGCGTACTGAAGGGCGCGGTCGTATTCTTCTCCGATCTTATACGCGAGATGGGGCCGGACGTCGACGTACAGATCGATTTTCTCGCCATAGCTTCATACGGCGCCTCGACGAAGAGCAGCGGCGTAGTAAAAATACAAAAAGACCTGAGCACCGACATCCACGGCAAGCACGTCGTGATAGTCGAGGATATACTGGATACCGGCCTTTCGCTCAACTACATCGTAAAACTCCTGCGCGAGCGCGGCCCGGCTTCGCTTGAAATATGCGTTCTGCTCGACAAGGCGGAGCGCCGCACGCAGCCTGTCGAAGTGAAATACTCCGGTTTCGTGATCCCAGACGAATTCGTCATCGGCTACGGCCTCGACTACGCCGGACGTTTCCGTCAGCTTCCCGCGATACATGTGGCGGAGCCGGCAGACTAG
- the tilS gene encoding tRNA lysidine(34) synthetase TilS, translated as MDRKSLNTSLIEARKKFLAAAGRQGWAGAEGIVCALSGGGDSVATLWLLKEFFSGRVVAAHLDHCTRGGESHRDAEFARGLCREWGIECSVKVVDVHETRGKGESFEMSGRRARYEHFEETARRYSLPFIAVGHNADDVVETQLLNLARGTGIAGLRGIPERRGNIVRPVIDFTRAELRALLKENGVQWRDDATNDESDYMRNKIRNILIPWIKDNLNPGFENVMLGLARQVSVETDERAAAARRALEAVSFTQPPALAAWRAAPLKELPDTLLCEMLRAQGAALSLPVLSRRRTEELLSLIRRGGFWRFQWALDVETCYSERGLGWLRRADVEKTRARGKSRGENHLPWWAG; from the coding sequence TTGGACAGAAAGAGCTTGAACACGTCTCTGATTGAGGCCAGGAAGAAATTTCTCGCTGCAGCCGGACGGCAGGGCTGGGCCGGCGCTGAGGGGATCGTCTGCGCGCTTTCCGGCGGCGGCGACTCCGTGGCGACGCTGTGGCTGCTCAAAGAATTTTTCAGCGGACGCGTCGTAGCTGCGCACCTCGACCACTGCACCAGAGGCGGCGAATCACACCGCGACGCTGAATTCGCGCGCGGGCTCTGCCGCGAGTGGGGGATAGAGTGTTCGGTAAAAGTCGTCGACGTCCATGAGACGCGAGGAAAAGGCGAGTCTTTTGAAATGTCAGGCCGCCGCGCGCGCTACGAGCATTTCGAGGAGACGGCGCGCCGTTATTCCCTGCCTTTCATCGCCGTCGGTCACAACGCTGACGACGTCGTTGAAACGCAGCTTCTGAACCTTGCGCGCGGCACAGGAATAGCGGGGCTGCGCGGAATCCCCGAGCGCAGGGGAAACATAGTGCGCCCGGTCATAGATTTCACACGCGCCGAGCTGCGCGCGCTTCTCAAGGAAAACGGAGTGCAGTGGCGCGACGACGCGACCAACGACGAGTCCGATTATATGCGCAACAAAATCCGAAACATATTGATCCCATGGATAAAGGACAACCTCAATCCTGGCTTTGAAAACGTCATGCTCGGCCTGGCGCGGCAGGTCTCGGTCGAAACGGACGAGCGCGCAGCCGCGGCGCGCCGTGCGCTTGAAGCGGTATCGTTCACGCAGCCGCCGGCTCTCGCCGCATGGCGCGCCGCGCCTCTGAAGGAGCTGCCGGATACGCTGCTTTGCGAAATGCTTCGCGCGCAGGGTGCGGCGCTGTCGCTTCCCGTGCTTTCGCGCCGGCGCACGGAGGAGCTGCTTTCACTTATAAGGCGCGGCGGCTTCTGGCGCTTTCAGTGGGCTTTAGACGTCGAGACGTGTTATTCTGAGCGCGGCCTCGGATGGCTGCGCCGCGCCGACGTCGAGAAAACGCGCGCGCGCGGAAAAAGCCGCGGCGAAAATCATCTCCCGTGGTGGGCGGGATAA
- a CDS encoding endonuclease III: MALHDVKEILDGLEALYGNEARPASDFCYEEPLDDLILTILSQNTNDKLRDRAFANMKARYASWDEVAAADIDELKEVLRIAGMSGTKPPRIQQILAAVKERFGVYSIKELRNWTQPEVRAYLTSLPGVGPKTSAIVECFDLDMPGFPVDTHITRLSKRFGWAGEKFPPDKIQGLLEAELPKERFRGGHLNFLEHGRGICNARRPRCGECTLIRWCPFGQKELEHVSD; the protein is encoded by the coding sequence ATGGCTCTGCACGACGTTAAGGAGATTCTTGACGGGCTCGAGGCTCTGTACGGCAACGAAGCCCGCCCTGCGAGCGATTTCTGCTACGAGGAGCCGCTCGACGACCTCATACTGACTATATTGTCGCAGAACACCAACGACAAGCTGCGCGACCGGGCATTCGCGAATATGAAGGCGCGCTACGCCTCATGGGACGAGGTCGCGGCCGCTGACATCGACGAGCTGAAGGAAGTGCTGCGCATCGCCGGAATGAGCGGCACGAAGCCGCCTCGCATACAGCAGATACTGGCGGCGGTGAAGGAGAGGTTCGGCGTCTACTCTATAAAGGAGCTGCGTAATTGGACGCAGCCGGAGGTGCGCGCCTACCTCACGTCGCTGCCGGGCGTCGGCCCCAAGACCTCGGCCATCGTTGAATGCTTCGACCTAGATATGCCGGGCTTTCCCGTAGACACGCACATTACGCGGCTCAGCAAGCGATTCGGCTGGGCCGGGGAGAAATTTCCGCCGGACAAGATTCAGGGGCTTCTCGAGGCGGAGCTGCCTAAAGAGCGCTTTCGCGGCGGGCATTTGAATTTCCTCGAGCACGGACGAGGTATATGCAACGCGCGCCGGCCTCGCTGCGGAGAATGCACGCTTATACGGTGGTGCCCGTTTGGACAGAAAGAGCTTGAACACGTCTCTGATTGA